In Myotis daubentonii chromosome 16, mMyoDau2.1, whole genome shotgun sequence, one DNA window encodes the following:
- the LOC132219372 gene encoding phosphofurin acidic cluster sorting protein 2-like translates to MTFFSTWEVGCSRPDCVPRLCSFTLKKLVVLKGLEKELVSLVIAVQMQGANGILRSHEIVLPSSGPVETDLALTFSLEYPHFLKRKGNKLQIMLQQRKCNHNRTILGYRTLATGAVHMAELMQRPPEGGRVLSLSSRIQGSSITVAEIWISSLSSQPIDDEDGSMLASPKAKSMDSDMEGKSESFTELETSCNLTHRQDLEEADFALGQPKKQQRCMQQNLKQKVMALLPRSHMSEEVLDSDQDPKEHVPEVEEDLDLLYDTLKHPSDSGPDMEDDSSILSNTKPKTRQYFEGLAHSSWQTETRSLHSARSQKEPPQLANMPVKTQGPGGNLSSDSGSDWVAHSMPNPGEQPAQPGDSPEAGTSAQDMLTTRRTTKTESLVIPSSSSKGKQPARRGWSRSLNESANSLIKERCADPQGQLQVPSQTVFDQLNDSLMSNDYLPKNIILINTSDRQGQSLSDVLQQHTLPVVCTASMVDVQEAFSSIISWIQRYRNCKTEATMPVKIAVAGDQHYFSTVLRVFVEQLSHKDPDWLDSMCFLVIPLGSHPLARYLGSVDCRYHKLLRDLAWWELFYHLEAQDAVQNIVLKIREYLTGANCVLQLPIAEAMLTSKPKSPDELPLQKFIPFVGAVKVRRVEPISATSGDSAEAVPSCSNVLLSTAREATHKLISLSSVSGGLSSPGQSVGAELMELQVDYWMAAQPTNRKRSGEKEDLPATKNTLRCTFRSLQVSRLPSSGEAAATPTMAMTVITKEKEKKVMFLPKKDKGTDLASNSQCIQGIGRLVCSAKNQEHRQRVLIDGVEWNDVTFFQLAAQWSSHVKHFPVCIFEHNNSTF, encoded by the exons ATGACTTTCTTCTCTACCTGGGAGGTGGGCTGCTCCAGACCTGACTGCGTGCCCAGATTGTGCAGCTTCACGTTAAAGAAGCTGGTGGTCTTgaaggggctggagaaggagctcgTCTCCTTGGTGATAGCAGTGCAGATGCAGGGCGCCAACGGCATCTTGAGATCCCATGAGATTGTGCTGCCCAGCAGCGGACCAGTGGAGACTGACCTGGCGCTGACCTTCTCCCTGGAGTACCCCCACTTCCTCAAGAGAAAAGGCAACAAGCTGCAGATCATGCTGCAGCAGAGGAAGTGCAATCACAACCGGACCATCCTGGGCTACAGGACACTGGCCACAGGGGCCGTCCACATGGCTGAGCTGATGCAGCGACCACCTGAGGGTGGCCGGGTGCTGAGCCTCAGCAGCAGGATCCAGGGGTCCTCCATCAcggtggccgagatctggatctcctccctctccagtcAGCCCATCGACGACGAGGATGGCAGCATGCTGGCCAGCCCCAAGGCCAAGTCCATGGATAGCGACATGGAGGGGAAATCTGAAAGCTTCACTGAGCTGGAGACCAGCTGCAATCTCACACACAGGCAGGACCTGGAAGAAGCTGACTTTGCCCTGGGGCAGCCCAAGAAGCAGCAGCGATGCATGCAACAAAACTTGAAGCAGAAAGTCATGGCACTGCTTCCCAGGTCCCACATGTCAGAAGAGGTCCTGGACTCGGATCAGGACCCTAAGGAGCATGTccctgaggtggaggaggacctggacctaCTCTATGACACCCTTAAGCATCCCAGcgacagtggcccagacatggaggatgataGCAGCATCCTCAGCAACACCAAGCCCAAGACCAGACAATACTTTGAAGGCCTGGCACACTCCAGCTGGCAGACGGAGACGAGGAGCTTACACAGTGCCCGGAGCCAGAAGGaacctcctcagctggccaacatGCCCGTTaagacccagggcccgggcggCAA CCTTTCAAGCGACAGTGGCTCCGACTGGGTGGCCCACAGCATGCCCAACCCTGGGGAGCAGCCGGCACAGCCTGGGGACAGCCCGGAGGCAGGGACCTCTGCCCAGGACATGCTCACTACGAGGCGCACCACCAAGACCGAGTCTCTGGTCATCCCTTCCAGCAGCTCCAAGGGGAAGCAGCCCGCCCGCCGGGGCTGGAGCAGGTCCCTGAATGAGTCGGCCAACAGCCTGATCAAGGAGCGCTGCGCAGACCCACAGGGCCAACTGCAGGTCCCCAGTCAGACTGTGTTCGACCAACTGAATGACAGCCTCATGTCCAACGACTATCTGCCCAAGAACATCATCCTCATCAACACCTCCGACAGGCAGGGGCAGTCCCTGTCGGACGTCCTGCAGCAGCACACGCTGCCCGTCGTGTGTACAGCCTCCATGGTGGAtgtccaggaggccttcagctccatcatctccTGGATACAAAGATACCGCAACTGCAAGACCGAGGCCACCATGCCAGTGAAGATCGCGGTGGCGGGGGATCAGCACTACTTCAGCACCGTGCTGCGGGTCTTTGTGGAGCAGCTGTCCCACAAGGACCCGGACTGGCTGGACTCCATgtgcttcctggtcatcccgctgggttcccaccccttggccaggtacctgggctccgtggATTGCCGCTACCACAAACTCTTACGGGACCTGGCCTGGTGGGAACTGTTCTACCACCTGGAGGCCCAGGATGCTGTGCAGAAcattgtgttgaaaatcagagagtACCTCACAGGGGCCAACTGTGTCCTCCAGCTGCCCATCGCAGAGGCCATGCTCACCTCTAAGCCGAAGAGCCCGGACGAGCTGCCCTTGCAGAAGTTCATtccctttgtgggggcagtgaaAGTCCGAAGAGTGGAGCCAATTTCAGCCACGTCAGGAGACTCAGCTGAAGCCGTCCCCTCATGCTCCAATGTGCTTCTGTCCACTGCCAGGGAGGCCACACACAAGCTAATTTCCTTGTCGTCAgtgagtgggggcctgtcctcccCCGGCCAGAGTGTGGGTGCTGAgctgatggagctgcaggtggattactggatggcagcccagcccacaaacAGGAAGAGGAGCGGGGAGAAGGAAGACCTGCCTGCCACCAAAAACACACTCCGGTGCACCTTCcggtctctccaggtcagcaggctgcccagcagcggCGAGGCTGCAGCCACGCCCACAATGGCCATGACTGTGATCaccaaggagaaggaaaagaaggtgatGTTTTTGCCCAAGAAAGACAAGGGCACGGACTTGGCGTCCAACagccagtgcatccagggcatCGGCCGCTTGGTCTGCTCAGCCAAGAACCAGGAGCACAGGCAGCGGGTCCTCATTGACGGCGTGGAGTGGAACGACGTGAcgttcttccagctggcagcccagtggtcctcccacgtCAAGCACTTCCCTGTCTGCATCTTCGAACACAACAATTCCACCTTCTAG